A genome region from Gouania willdenowi chromosome 9, fGouWil2.1, whole genome shotgun sequence includes the following:
- the ppp2r2aa gene encoding serine/threonine-protein phosphatase 2A 55 kDa regulatory subunit B alpha isoform, translating into MAGPCGESSGVQWCFSQVKGAVDDDVAEADIISTVEFNHSGELLATGDKGGRIVIFQQEPESGNQPQCRAEYNVYSTFQSHEPEFDYLKSLEIEEKINKIRWLPQKNAAHFLLSTNDKTIKLWKISERDKRPEGYNLKEENGRYKDPYSITALRVPVFRPTDLMVEASPRRVFSNAHTYHINSISVNSDCETYLSADDLRINLWHLEITDHSFNIVDIKPANMEDLTEVITASEFHPNQCNTFVYSSSKGAVRLCDMRAAALCDQHTKIFEEPEDPNYRSFFSEIISSISDVKFSHTGRYMMTRDYLSVKIWDLNMETRPVETYQVHEYLRSKLCSLYENDCIFDKFECCWSGNDSVVMTGSYNNFFRMLDRGSGQDVTLEASRENIQPQSVLRPCNVSTGGKRKKDEIGVDSLDFNKKILHTAWHPLDNIIAVATINNLYIFNDQLN; encoded by the exons ATGGCAG gtCCGTGTGGTGAGAGCAGTGGTGTGCAGTGGTGCTTCTCTCAGGTCAAAGGAGCTGTAGATGATGATGTTGCAGAAG CGGACATTATATCCACTGTTGAATTCAATCATTCGGGGGAGCTACTCGCCACTGGAGACAAGGGAGGACGGATCGTCATTTTTCAGCAGGAACCAGAG AGTGGGAATCAGCCTCAGTGCAGAGCTGAATACAATGTCTACAGCACCTTTCAGAGTCACGAGCCAGAGTTTGATTACCTGAAAAGTCTTGAAATTGAGGAGAAGATCAACAAAATTCGATGGTTGCCCCAAAAAAATGCTGCACATTTCCTTTTATCTACAAACG ACAAAACGATAAAGCTATGGAAAATTAGTGAACGCGATAAGAGACCAGAGGGCTACAATTTAAAGGAGGAGAATGGACGATACAAAGATCCCTACTCTATTACGGCGTTACGT GTTCCAGTGTTCAGGCCTACAGACTTGATGGTTGAGGCAAGCCCTAGACGAGTGTTTTCAAATGCTCACACCTACCACATCAACTCAATATCTGTCAACAGTGACTGTGAGACGTACCTGTCTGCAGACGACCTGCGCATCAACCTCTGGCACCTGGAGATCACCGATCACAGCTTCA ATATTGTCGACATTAAACCAGCCAACATGGAGGATTTGACAGAAGTGATCACAGCATCTGAGTTTCACCCAAACCAGTGCAACACTTTTGTGTACAGCAGTAGCAAGGGCGCAGTCCGTCTGTGTGATATGAGAGCAGCAGCGCTGTGCGACCAACACaccaaaa tcTTTGAGGAACCCGAGGATCCAAACTATCGTTCCTTCTTCTCAGAAATCATCTCTTCCATTTCTGATGTGAAGTTCAGCCACACAGGGCGCTACATGATGACTCGGGACTATCTGTCAGTCAAGATTTGGGATCTCAACATGGAGACACGACCTGTAGAAACATATCAG GTGCATGAATATCTCAGGAGTAAACTGTGTTCACTTTATGAGAACGACTGCATCTTTGACAAGTTTGAGTGCTGTTGGAGTGGAAATGACAG CGTCGTCATGACTGGTTCTTACAACAACTTCTTCAGAATGTTGGACCGAGGCTCCGGGCAGGATGTGACTCTGGAGGCATCGCGGGAAAACATCCAGCCGCAGTCGGTGCTGAGACCCTGCAATGTAAGCACAGGTGGGAAGCGCAAAAAGGACGAGATCGGTGTAGACAGTCTGGACTTTAACAAGAAGATCCTTCACACTGCTTGGCATCCTCTGGACAACATTATCGCTGTGGCCACCATCAACAACCTGTACATTTTCAATGACCAGCTAAACTAG